One genomic window of Planctomonas sp. JC2975 includes the following:
- the rfbA gene encoding glucose-1-phosphate thymidylyltransferase RfbA produces MRGVILAGGSGTRLWPITKGISKQLMPIYDKPMVYYPLSTLMMAGIREILIITTPEYNDQFQALLGDGSDLGLRLEYAVQPSPDGLAQAFIIGEEFIGDESVALVLGDNIFHGTGLGTALRHVTNDAGATIFAYHVSNPRAYGVVEFDDDFKAVSIEEKPDRPKSNYAVPGLYFYDNHVVEIAKTIEPSARGELEISTVNERYLQAGTLNVQVLDRGTAWLDTGTFESMMQASEYVRVIEDRQGTKIGCIEEIAWRAGWIDDDQVRVLAEPLLKSGYGRYLVGLLEAE; encoded by the coding sequence ATGCGCGGAGTCATCCTGGCCGGCGGATCGGGCACGCGCCTATGGCCGATCACCAAGGGCATCTCGAAGCAGCTGATGCCGATCTACGACAAGCCGATGGTCTACTACCCGCTCTCGACACTGATGATGGCGGGCATCCGCGAGATCCTGATCATCACGACCCCGGAGTACAACGATCAGTTCCAGGCGTTGCTCGGTGACGGATCGGATCTGGGACTGCGTCTCGAATACGCGGTTCAGCCCTCACCGGACGGGCTGGCGCAAGCATTCATCATCGGCGAAGAGTTCATCGGTGACGAATCGGTAGCGCTCGTGCTCGGCGACAACATCTTCCACGGGACCGGCCTCGGGACAGCGCTGCGGCACGTGACGAACGATGCCGGGGCCACGATCTTCGCCTATCACGTGAGCAATCCGCGGGCATACGGCGTCGTGGAGTTCGACGACGACTTCAAGGCGGTGTCCATCGAGGAGAAGCCGGACCGGCCGAAGAGCAACTACGCGGTGCCCGGACTCTACTTCTACGACAACCACGTGGTCGAGATCGCGAAGACGATCGAACCGAGTGCGCGTGGTGAACTGGAGATCTCGACCGTCAACGAGCGCTACCTGCAGGCGGGCACGCTCAACGTCCAGGTACTCGATCGGGGCACGGCGTGGCTCGACACGGGAACGTTCGAGTCGATGATGCAGGCCTCGGAATACGTTCGGGTGATCGAAGACCGCCAGGGAACCAAGATCGGCTGCATCGAGGAGATCGCGTGGCGCGCGGGCTGGATCGATGACGATCAGGTGCGAGTTCTCGCCGAGCCGCTGTTGAAGAGCGGCTACGGCCGCTACCTCGTGGGTCTCCTCGAAGCCGAGTAG
- the rfbC gene encoding dTDP-4-dehydrorhamnose 3,5-epimerase, translated as MQIRELTVPDAYEITPVQHRDDRGVFLEWYRFDRLEETVGHSLNLRQGNTSVSRRGSVRGIHFADVPPSQAKYVTCTRGAVLDFAIDIRVGSPAFGTWDTVLLDDVDRRAIYVPEGLGHCFVALTDDATVSYLVTDVYNPGREHGINPLDPDLALEFPLLQEDLLLSPKDTDAPGLAEAREQGLLPDYAAAKAFYASLNGAN; from the coding sequence GTGCAAATCCGCGAGCTGACCGTGCCCGATGCCTACGAGATCACCCCGGTGCAGCATCGGGACGACCGTGGAGTGTTCCTGGAGTGGTATCGGTTCGATCGTCTGGAGGAGACCGTCGGCCACTCGCTGAACCTTCGCCAGGGGAACACGTCGGTGTCGCGTAGGGGCTCCGTGCGCGGCATCCATTTCGCCGACGTGCCGCCCAGCCAGGCCAAGTACGTGACGTGCACTCGCGGAGCGGTGCTCGACTTCGCCATCGACATCCGTGTCGGCTCTCCGGCATTCGGCACCTGGGACACCGTTCTGCTCGATGACGTCGACCGTCGCGCCATTTACGTGCCGGAGGGGCTCGGTCATTGCTTTGTGGCGCTGACCGACGACGCAACGGTGAGCTACCTCGTCACGGACGTGTACAACCCGGGGCGCGAGCACGGCATCAACCCGCTCGACCCCGACCTCGCGCTCGAGTTCCCTCTCCTGCAGGAGGACCTGTTGTTGTCGCCGAAGGATACGGATGCGCCCGGCCTGGCCGAAGCCAGGGAGCAGGGGCTCCTGCCCGACTATGCGGCCGCGAAGGCGTTCTACGCGTCGCTGAACGGAGCGAACTGA